One region of Thermoplasma sp. Kam2015 genomic DNA includes:
- the cobM gene encoding precorrin-4 C(11)-methyltransferase: MAKVYIVGAGPGDPDLLTVKARRIIESCDVIIYAGSLVNPEIIKLAKPDAEVYNSAQLDLDQIMGIIREAYDRGKNVARVHSGDPHIYGALKDQTSVLEQLGIPYEVIPGVSVLTSAAASLGIELTMDGISQAVIIARGSLRIPVPEKEQIKNLAAHGSTMVIFTGIHIIDRIAKDLMDGGYDPETPVGVVYRSTWPDEIVIKGKLSNIASLVHEKRIYRTAIIIVGDVVDPKFVRHSRLYDPEYVHSFRGGRNASGR, translated from the coding sequence ATGGCGAAGGTATACATTGTTGGTGCCGGGCCAGGAGATCCTGATCTCCTGACCGTCAAGGCAAGGAGAATAATAGAATCGTGTGATGTGATAATATACGCAGGATCTCTGGTGAATCCTGAGATTATAAAGCTCGCAAAGCCAGATGCGGAGGTTTACAACAGCGCTCAGCTTGACCTTGATCAGATCATGGGGATAATCAGGGAAGCATATGATCGTGGAAAAAACGTAGCAAGGGTTCATTCAGGCGATCCTCATATATATGGCGCGCTGAAGGATCAGACATCCGTTCTGGAGCAGCTTGGGATACCGTATGAGGTAATTCCTGGCGTGAGCGTCCTGACGTCTGCAGCGGCGTCGCTTGGCATAGAGCTCACGATGGACGGGATATCGCAGGCCGTGATCATAGCGAGAGGTTCCCTCAGGATACCTGTGCCTGAGAAGGAACAGATAAAGAATCTGGCCGCGCATGGAAGCACAATGGTCATATTCACTGGTATACACATAATAGATCGCATAGCGAAGGACCTTATGGATGGAGGTTACGACCCAGAGACACCCGTTGGCGTTGTATATCGTTCGACATGGCCTGATGAGATCGTGATCAAAGGAAAACTCTCGAATATAGCATCGCTTGTCCATGAGAAGAGGATATACCGTACGGCCATCATAATCGTGGGCGATGTGGTTGATCCGAAGTTCGTCAGACACAGCAGACTTTACGATCCAGAGTACGTGCATTCATTCCGTGGTGGTAGGAATGCATCCGGCAGATAA
- a CDS encoding amino acid permease — protein sequence MANVVNPSAREIGTWDLVFQGLGQITPITILSGLIVSIVGLSGINAPLAMIISFLAVVMAANTIYQFSGIISHSGGYYSYVEYGLGKHIGKFTGLQYLLYQASNLALEYLIVVWGFSKSLNYAFGTAFPEWTGIVWIGSMMALSYILMRMGAKPSLKLALVLGSIQVSFVILLSFIIIPSAPDNTASAFIPSAGSGWTGVFLGFIVGGYLAFAGYGSVVPMGEEARSPRKTIKKAIIAIVVIAGIVFVMGSYAMIVGFGIGNLGNFSSAVIPGLIVARRLTGIGGSIIFILISTFLSTYGTVIGMGMPMTRVMYALGRDGVLPEKIGYRDGRAVPVKSVDLTYAITAVSAAALGLYFYLADGFYLGLYYAWVIFGTIATLSTLLIHMLVNTSLSVSHIRTRRGNIMLWVILPSATTVLMGIAYYYSLLGMSMPFLIAPLIFLGWIIVSIMILYFRRSRYSNIDFSDMDKAMNYEAGA from the coding sequence ATGGCAAATGTTGTTAATCCTAGCGCAAGGGAGATTGGCACCTGGGATCTTGTCTTTCAGGGTCTTGGACAGATCACGCCCATAACGATACTCTCAGGACTCATAGTTAGTATAGTTGGGCTCTCTGGCATAAACGCACCGCTGGCTATGATCATATCATTCTTGGCTGTGGTTATGGCAGCGAACACGATATATCAGTTTTCAGGGATCATCAGCCATTCCGGCGGCTACTATTCCTACGTGGAATACGGCCTCGGAAAACATATTGGAAAGTTCACGGGTCTCCAGTACCTTCTGTATCAGGCATCCAATCTTGCATTGGAATACCTGATAGTGGTTTGGGGATTCTCTAAGTCCTTGAACTATGCCTTTGGGACTGCATTTCCTGAATGGACCGGCATAGTCTGGATAGGATCGATGATGGCTCTTTCATACATCCTCATGCGTATGGGGGCAAAACCTTCTCTAAAACTTGCACTGGTTCTCGGATCGATACAGGTGTCATTTGTGATCCTTCTTTCCTTCATAATAATTCCATCTGCACCAGACAACACAGCTTCTGCTTTCATTCCGTCAGCTGGATCTGGATGGACCGGAGTATTCCTCGGATTCATAGTGGGCGGGTATCTAGCTTTCGCCGGCTATGGCTCAGTGGTTCCCATGGGCGAGGAAGCTAGATCACCAAGAAAGACCATAAAAAAGGCGATAATCGCCATAGTTGTGATTGCTGGAATTGTATTCGTGATGGGATCCTACGCCATGATCGTCGGGTTTGGCATCGGCAATCTCGGCAATTTCTCATCTGCGGTGATACCAGGTTTGATCGTTGCCAGGAGACTCACAGGCATAGGCGGATCAATAATATTCATTTTGATAAGTACATTCCTGTCAACATACGGGACTGTCATCGGCATGGGAATGCCCATGACACGTGTGATGTATGCACTGGGGAGGGATGGTGTGCTTCCAGAGAAGATCGGATATCGAGACGGAAGGGCCGTACCAGTGAAAAGCGTTGACCTCACCTATGCCATAACCGCGGTCTCGGCAGCTGCACTCGGTCTCTACTTCTATCTAGCAGATGGTTTCTATCTTGGCCTTTATTATGCGTGGGTAATATTCGGGACGATCGCAACTCTCTCAACGTTACTGATACACATGCTTGTGAACACATCCCTCTCCGTATCCCATATCAGGACGCGAAGAGGAAATATTATGTTATGGGTGATACTGCCATCGGCCACTACGGTCTTGATGGGCATAGCATACTACTATTCTCTGTTGGGAATGTCAATGCCCTTCCTGATAGCGCCTCTGATATTCCTGGGATGGATCATTGTATCTATCATGATACTATATTTCAGAAGGAGCCGATATTCTAACATAGACTTTTCAGATATGGATAAAGCAATGAATTATGAGGCTGGTGCATAA
- the cbiD gene encoding cobalt-precorrin-5B (C(1))-methyltransferase CbiD — MTQSNPFQQYGITSGSAAAAAAKASALAAGGSVVEYVGIPTPIGIRIEIRVEMMRQLKTGSGMARVRKFSGDNPDILNNAVFQSVAVLRSEEGIRIHAVKGIGKVVSGGLPVGQGEYAINPIARMMIENAVREAISSGGCDIFLSVPEGEDLARSTMNPRVGIIGGISIIGTTGIEEPVSGPDYSSHLEYLLKTGRCASSVAVLCPGNTALKFAEMYLTLPPSSFILIGDRVGDAITLALKNGFREILIFGLPGKLVKLAAGVTNTHSRIADARFETIAAYAALVGVSRDTIAKVLDSNTVESAFSVLRDEGVMDEVANLLVDRIVQRLHTLFGESTAFSCIMIDSHGKPYALRLSDGIKALVSKYGSEAMGL; from the coding sequence ATGACTCAGTCAAATCCATTCCAGCAGTATGGCATAACCAGCGGATCGGCTGCTGCAGCCGCAGCGAAAGCGTCCGCTCTGGCCGCAGGCGGATCGGTCGTGGAATACGTCGGTATACCGACGCCGATAGGCATCAGGATAGAGATAAGGGTTGAGATGATGAGACAGCTGAAGACCGGATCAGGTATGGCCCGCGTCAGGAAGTTCTCCGGGGACAACCCGGACATTCTCAATAACGCGGTATTTCAGAGCGTGGCAGTTCTTCGTTCAGAGGAGGGAATACGTATACATGCAGTGAAAGGTATAGGGAAGGTTGTTTCAGGCGGGCTTCCTGTTGGCCAAGGTGAATACGCCATCAACCCCATCGCTAGGATGATGATCGAGAATGCAGTTCGCGAAGCGATATCGTCAGGAGGCTGCGACATATTTCTGTCCGTTCCTGAAGGAGAGGATCTTGCCAGATCCACGATGAATCCAAGGGTCGGAATAATCGGCGGAATATCCATAATTGGAACGACAGGAATCGAGGAGCCAGTGTCCGGCCCAGATTACTCATCCCATCTTGAATATCTTCTGAAGACAGGCAGGTGCGCCAGCAGCGTAGCAGTATTGTGTCCAGGAAATACCGCCCTTAAATTTGCGGAAATGTATCTTACACTGCCACCGTCCTCCTTCATTCTGATCGGTGATAGAGTAGGGGACGCAATAACACTTGCTCTAAAAAATGGATTCAGAGAGATACTGATATTTGGCCTGCCGGGAAAACTTGTCAAGCTTGCCGCCGGAGTGACGAATACGCACAGTCGCATTGCAGATGCGAGGTTCGAGACCATAGCAGCCTATGCGGCTCTGGTGGGGGTGAGCAGGGATACGATTGCGAAAGTATTGGATTCAAACACAGTTGAAAGCGCATTTTCAGTTCTGCGTGATGAGGGCGTGATGGATGAGGTAGCCAATCTATTGGTGGATCGCATAGTGCAGAGGCTGCATACTCTTTTCGGAGAGAGTACAGCATTCTCATGCATAATGATCGATTCGCATGGAAAGCCGTATGCACTGCGTTTGAGCGACGGTATAAAGGCTCTGGTGAGTAAATATGGATCTGAAGCAATGGGATTATGA
- the cbiE gene encoding precorrin-6y C5,15-methyltransferase (decarboxylating) subunit CbiE, whose product MHPADNVRKVLIVSLSRSGAEVAARLASRMRSEGLDARAFCRYGNEECRKLDSSLKIFLMENLRMYDAAVMVMSLPGFYRIASEIMIEKNHDIPIVVVDDASRFAVAAASGHAGNSNGIASYVAGILGCTAVITDGIESTGGMSVENIARITYSSIANPECILTVNAAIANGDNVPVIFRSEKRRKLRSIFEDRQSEAYEDGPAIVITDRPGDADNVCYLIPDDISIGIGFNSRADESAMSSCIENFFDEAGLSWEDVDYISSIKDIPPDIIDGRKTRFIRIQLEDLKAIDQNEMTHNSPKAMEVFGIPGVAEPCALYSLGPASRLFYPFRPCQGKVTIAAARRRKLSDGFISFVGVGPSDPDLMTMKARKAIVSADIVAGYATPLDIARGLIWNKPKVVFHWKDQQRYVDQIVSLYRQGYRIAYLFTGDACFTESELMKRFTGSCRKFEIIPGISSVQAACSITGMTLEIAGIVSFHVTGDIETRKKDLIEALSDKGGAIVIPRPYDFMPRDIAAFLSDKGFGDLPATVIEKATSSEERRFAARIRELKDMEFSDLSIMVIGEPVIR is encoded by the coding sequence ATGCATCCGGCAGATAACGTGAGAAAGGTCCTTATCGTATCTTTATCAAGATCCGGTGCAGAAGTTGCTGCTCGGCTCGCATCCAGGATGAGATCGGAAGGCCTAGATGCTAGGGCATTCTGCAGATATGGTAATGAAGAATGCAGAAAACTGGACTCGTCGCTTAAGATATTTCTCATGGAGAATCTGCGCATGTACGATGCAGCCGTCATGGTAATGTCCCTTCCAGGTTTCTATAGGATCGCATCGGAGATCATGATAGAAAAGAACCATGATATTCCTATCGTGGTTGTGGACGATGCTTCAAGGTTCGCTGTAGCTGCTGCATCCGGTCATGCGGGCAATTCCAACGGCATCGCCTCATACGTTGCTGGCATCCTTGGATGCACAGCCGTCATAACGGACGGAATAGAATCTACTGGAGGCATGTCCGTGGAGAACATAGCAAGGATTACCTACTCCAGCATTGCCAATCCGGAATGCATACTAACGGTCAATGCGGCAATAGCCAACGGCGATAATGTGCCAGTTATATTCAGGTCTGAAAAGAGGAGAAAACTCAGGAGTATCTTCGAAGATCGCCAAAGCGAAGCATACGAGGATGGACCGGCCATAGTGATCACTGATAGGCCGGGTGATGCGGATAACGTATGCTATCTAATACCGGACGACATATCCATAGGCATCGGCTTCAATTCAAGGGCCGATGAGTCAGCGATGTCCAGCTGCATAGAGAACTTTTTTGATGAAGCCGGGCTCTCATGGGAGGATGTAGATTATATTTCGAGCATAAAGGATATTCCGCCTGACATCATTGATGGTCGAAAAACAAGATTCATCAGGATCCAATTGGAGGATCTGAAGGCGATTGATCAGAACGAGATGACACACAATTCACCGAAGGCCATGGAGGTATTTGGTATCCCCGGCGTGGCTGAACCCTGCGCACTTTATTCACTTGGGCCGGCGTCGAGGCTCTTCTATCCGTTCAGGCCATGCCAAGGAAAGGTAACCATAGCTGCGGCGAGGAGAAGGAAACTATCTGACGGGTTCATATCATTTGTAGGTGTGGGGCCGTCCGATCCGGATCTCATGACGATGAAGGCGAGAAAAGCTATAGTTTCCGCTGACATAGTGGCTGGATATGCGACACCACTTGATATAGCCAGAGGCCTCATATGGAACAAACCCAAGGTCGTGTTCCACTGGAAGGATCAGCAGAGATATGTGGACCAGATCGTATCGCTGTATAGACAGGGATACAGGATCGCCTATCTTTTCACTGGGGATGCGTGTTTCACTGAATCGGAGCTCATGAAAAGATTCACGGGATCCTGCCGCAAATTTGAGATAATTCCCGGGATAAGCTCCGTTCAGGCAGCATGCAGTATCACCGGAATGACCCTTGAGATAGCAGGAATCGTCTCATTTCATGTTACGGGAGACATTGAAACACGAAAGAAAGACCTCATCGAAGCCCTGTCAGATAAGGGTGGTGCTATCGTCATACCGAGGCCATACGATTTCATGCCAAGAGATATCGCTGCATTCCTTTCAGATAAAGGCTTTGGAGATCTTCCCGCAACAGTGATCGAGAAGGCGACTTCATCCGAAGAGCGCAGATTCGCCGCTCGCATTCGAGAACTTAAGGATATGGAATTCTCCGATCTTTCAATAATGGTCATAGGCGAACCGGTGATCAGATGA
- a CDS encoding amidohydrolase, with amino-acid sequence MTITFDTLITNAAIFGHEDADAIAIDHGRIVYIGRDRGIRSKNTLDLSGKIVLPGFIDSHAHLMSTGLELSRLNLFNAPGKKEAIDEIRSYAEKHDKVIAYRWDESRWDDDRSYLTAHDLNSIEKPVVAFRRDAHMAVVNDAAMRSIGQFRPDGVFREEEMVHLKDLIRPDYEEASEALSMALDTAVSLGITGVRDIVDRMTYDTYCKIKIPIRIFKVIYSNELFDGFGADEFDWGVKEFLDGSLGSRTAAHGGWDERNLKMKERDFEAFAQTIWSRNLPLAVHAIGEIAVEVAAKTMHRHAGKQRNSIEHFELVEDGILDMIDDNTIISAQPNFLEWAGHGGMYEDRLGSEWLYRNNPYRDILDSGIRLAFGSDSMPIGPMYGIHYAVNSEFRQQRLTFEEAVRSYSEAGSYLLGLEKWVGLIETGYSADFAVFDQSSLLAHEKLKDARPTMTIFEGKIVYFRS; translated from the coding sequence ATGACCATAACATTCGATACCCTGATCACCAACGCTGCTATATTCGGACATGAAGATGCCGATGCCATAGCCATAGACCACGGAAGAATCGTTTACATCGGACGCGATAGAGGCATCAGATCCAAGAACACGCTCGATCTTTCAGGTAAGATAGTACTTCCTGGCTTCATAGATTCCCATGCTCATTTGATGAGCACTGGTCTTGAACTTTCGAGACTGAATCTCTTCAATGCTCCTGGTAAGAAGGAGGCTATAGATGAGATAAGATCCTATGCGGAGAAACATGATAAGGTTATTGCATATAGATGGGACGAGTCCAGATGGGATGACGACCGCTCATATCTCACTGCCCATGATCTGAACAGCATAGAGAAGCCGGTGGTTGCGTTCAGGAGGGATGCCCATATGGCGGTGGTAAACGATGCCGCCATGAGATCAATAGGTCAGTTCAGGCCGGACGGGGTCTTCAGAGAGGAGGAAATGGTACATCTGAAGGATTTGATCCGGCCAGACTATGAAGAGGCATCAGAAGCCCTCAGCATGGCACTGGATACAGCTGTATCGCTTGGAATAACCGGTGTGAGGGATATTGTCGATAGAATGACCTATGATACATATTGTAAGATTAAGATCCCAATAAGGATATTCAAGGTAATATACTCAAACGAACTCTTCGATGGATTCGGTGCTGATGAATTCGACTGGGGCGTCAAGGAATTCCTTGACGGTTCTCTCGGTTCCAGAACTGCAGCGCATGGTGGATGGGACGAAAGGAATCTGAAGATGAAAGAAAGAGATTTTGAGGCATTTGCACAGACGATATGGTCCAGAAATCTGCCTCTTGCAGTGCATGCCATCGGGGAGATCGCAGTTGAGGTCGCAGCCAAAACGATGCACAGGCATGCCGGAAAGCAGCGAAATTCCATAGAGCATTTTGAACTCGTTGAGGATGGTATCCTGGATATGATCGATGATAATACGATAATATCGGCGCAGCCAAACTTCCTGGAATGGGCTGGCCATGGTGGAATGTATGAGGACAGACTGGGCAGTGAATGGCTGTACAGAAATAATCCTTATAGGGACATACTAGACAGCGGTATTAGGCTAGCGTTCGGATCCGATTCCATGCCCATAGGGCCAATGTACGGTATTCACTATGCTGTGAACAGTGAGTTCAGACAGCAGCGGTTGACGTTCGAAGAGGCTGTCAGATCCTACAGCGAGGCCGGTTCATATCTGCTCGGTTTGGAGAAATGGGTGGGGCTGATAGAGACGGGATATTCGGCAGATTTCGCAGTGTTCGATCAGTCTTCACTGTTGGCCCATGAAAAACTGAAGGATGCCAGGCCGACAATGACCATATTTGAAGGAAAAATAGTGTACTTCAGATCCTAG
- a CDS encoding precorrin-8X methylmutase: MRIRYEIEFDSGSMRLSSPNHSAVINMGLNAVIAGDLEKIIFDAIYAEVLNQMGSDRREHDFKMIEKRSFSIIDSMLPRDIGYPMRHIVMKIVHSTADFAMVNLVRYSEGFFQSMVSRLRAGTTIIVDSEMVRSGIYAKPVLNKNKIACYLNDDETAEIAEQRGITRSAAGIMKGLLKNRNSAIVIGNSPTALDQAITMIEENGWYDVPVVGVPVGFVNAKSVKDRLMSSSIEHFTVYGHRGGSSVAASIVNGFGRFL, encoded by the coding sequence ATGAGGATAAGATACGAAATTGAATTTGATTCCGGATCCATGCGCCTGAGTTCTCCAAACCATTCCGCGGTGATAAACATGGGATTGAATGCAGTGATTGCCGGAGATCTCGAAAAAATCATATTTGACGCTATATATGCCGAAGTTCTGAATCAGATGGGAAGCGATCGTAGGGAACATGATTTCAAGATGATAGAGAAGAGAAGCTTTTCCATAATAGATTCGATGCTTCCACGGGATATCGGATATCCCATGCGCCATATAGTCATGAAGATTGTGCATTCCACGGCGGACTTCGCCATGGTAAATCTTGTGAGATACAGCGAAGGATTCTTCCAATCCATGGTCTCCAGGTTGAGAGCAGGAACTACTATAATCGTGGACAGCGAGATGGTGAGGTCCGGCATATACGCTAAACCGGTTCTCAATAAGAACAAGATCGCCTGTTATCTGAATGATGATGAAACCGCGGAAATAGCGGAACAGAGAGGTATAACGAGATCCGCCGCTGGGATCATGAAGGGTCTTCTGAAGAACAGGAATTCGGCCATCGTGATTGGTAATTCTCCAACTGCGCTTGATCAGGCGATAACGATGATCGAAGAAAATGGATGGTATGACGTACCTGTAGTCGGTGTACCCGTCGGATTCGTGAATGCAAAGAGCGTGAAGGATCGACTCATGTCAAGCTCAATCGAGCATTTCACGGTCTATGGCCACCGTGGTGGTAGTTCCGTAGCAGCTTCCATAGTGAATGGATTTGGGAGGTTTCTGTGA
- a CDS encoding SAM-dependent methyltransferase: MTARKYYIIGVGPGDPDLMSIRAVRSIQESDLILYDSLIPEDILIRFCSEKKKIHVGHRSSKDHHDIMERISDILDNTEDAVVAHLKSGDPAVFSHLHEEVDMLVHRGISYEIVPGISSAIAVPEMAGIALTGRGFSESFTIVSASDASGNFNEAEIRSAMAASGSVVIMMGARYLGKIRDLLVSMDYRKPVVVIENGTRPDQNVSFFRQPLDITAEYANSPALIVTGQIINLREVGKKDEDKIRN, encoded by the coding sequence ATGACAGCAAGAAAATACTATATAATAGGCGTTGGACCGGGCGATCCAGATCTAATGAGTATTCGCGCCGTCAGATCTATTCAGGAATCGGATCTCATACTCTACGACAGCCTTATTCCAGAAGATATCCTGATCCGTTTCTGCTCAGAAAAGAAGAAGATCCATGTGGGTCACAGATCCTCAAAGGACCATCATGACATCATGGAGAGGATATCGGACATCCTCGATAATACTGAAGATGCTGTGGTTGCCCATCTTAAATCCGGCGATCCTGCAGTATTTTCTCATCTTCATGAGGAGGTCGATATGCTGGTTCATCGCGGTATAAGCTATGAGATCGTTCCCGGCATATCATCGGCGATTGCCGTGCCAGAGATGGCCGGAATCGCACTTACTGGACGGGGCTTTTCGGAATCGTTCACCATAGTGTCCGCGAGTGATGCCAGCGGAAATTTCAATGAAGCTGAGATAAGATCGGCTATGGCTGCATCAGGATCCGTGGTCATAATGATGGGTGCGAGATATCTGGGAAAGATCAGGGATCTTCTGGTTTCAATGGATTACCGAAAGCCTGTCGTCGTAATAGAGAACGGAACGAGGCCGGATCAGAATGTGTCGTTCTTCAGACAGCCGCTGGATATAACTGCAGAGTATGCAAATTCACCAGCATTGATAGTGACCGGTCAGATCATCAACCTCAGGGAGGTGGGTAAGAAAGATGAGGATAAGATACGAAATTGA
- the cbiT gene encoding precorrin-6Y C5,15-methyltransferase (decarboxylating) subunit CbiT, producing the protein MDLKQWDYDVYGIPDEVFFRSEGIPMTKREIRILSLSNLMLRRGMSVMDIGCGSGSMTVEISNIVGPDGSVMGIDIREDAVDLAAKNCAALCRYRNYTVEMADIYDFRGDRKFDAVFVGGGTVEIGRLFDKITEITHGGSRVVVNAIQLHTAYQSLDEMIRRGYSDVDVVQAMISKGMRTSEGYAMIARNPIFVISGASP; encoded by the coding sequence ATGGATCTGAAGCAATGGGATTATGATGTCTACGGGATCCCTGACGAGGTTTTTTTCAGATCGGAGGGCATACCGATGACGAAGAGGGAAATACGCATACTTAGCCTTTCGAATCTGATGCTCAGGCGTGGAATGAGCGTCATGGATATAGGCTGTGGATCTGGATCGATGACCGTTGAGATATCCAACATCGTGGGTCCGGATGGCAGCGTGATGGGCATAGACATCAGAGAGGATGCCGTTGATCTGGCCGCTAAAAACTGTGCTGCACTATGTCGCTACAGAAATTACACTGTGGAGATGGCCGATATTTATGACTTTCGAGGCGATAGAAAGTTCGATGCTGTATTCGTCGGCGGCGGAACGGTCGAAATAGGGAGACTCTTCGATAAGATAACTGAGATAACACATGGTGGTTCCAGGGTTGTTGTGAACGCGATCCAGCTTCACACAGCTTATCAATCCCTGGACGAGATGATTAGGCGTGGATACAGCGATGTGGATGTTGTTCAGGCGATGATAAGCAAGGGCATGCGCACATCAGAGGGATATGCTATGATAGCGAGGAATCCAATCTTTGTAATATCGGGTGCATCCCCATGA
- the cobI gene encoding precorrin-2 C(20)-methyltransferase, translated as MKMYVVGLGPGDPEYITVKAVNVLKQSDIIFVPGSSADRSISKNIIRDLAERHGFSDTETVDLEFPMTRDREFNRMAWERNVSMIIGAVSSGKTVSYAVLGNPTLYSTFSNILEDVRKQGVEVVFVAGVSSLDACSSVAGMNLAKGDESIAIITYNDFMKRQRLDFDTVIIMKVPGGSAMIEEARRRFPEFRSCVYARRCTMPQQIIRDQPGEDQADYFSMIILRR; from the coding sequence ATGAAGATGTACGTCGTCGGTCTTGGTCCCGGGGATCCCGAGTACATAACCGTGAAAGCTGTAAACGTTCTGAAACAGAGCGATATCATATTCGTACCTGGATCCTCCGCTGATCGCAGCATCTCGAAGAACATAATAAGGGATCTTGCGGAAAGGCACGGCTTTTCAGATACTGAAACGGTTGATCTGGAATTCCCCATGACCAGAGATCGAGAGTTCAACAGGATGGCATGGGAAAGGAACGTTTCAATGATAATTGGAGCGGTTTCCTCTGGCAAAACGGTATCCTATGCTGTACTTGGCAATCCAACGCTTTACAGCACATTCAGCAACATACTCGAGGACGTGAGGAAACAGGGCGTGGAGGTTGTATTTGTGGCTGGTGTTAGTTCCCTGGACGCCTGTTCATCAGTTGCAGGCATGAATCTTGCGAAGGGCGACGAGAGCATAGCCATCATAACGTATAATGATTTCATGAAGCGGCAGCGGCTTGACTTTGATACCGTCATAATCATGAAGGTTCCCGGCGGATCCGCCATGATTGAGGAGGCCAGAAGGCGGTTTCCAGAATTCAGATCATGCGTCTATGCTAGGAGATGCACGATGCCACAGCAGATCATAAGAGATCAGCCAGGGGAAGATCAGGCCGATTATTTTTCGATGATCATATTGAGGAGGTGA
- the cobJ gene encoding precorrin-3B C(17)-methyltransferase, with protein MYGKIYIIGIGPGSPDHMTPAARKALASSDVIIGFSLYVSFVREEFPEKKYEISGMQNELARARRAIDLADQGMTVAVISSGDAGIYGIAAPTLEMMQRRGSNVEVEIVPGISALSSAASLLGSPLTNDFAVISMSDLLTPLEVVMKRAEIFAKSDIVTVIYNPRGSRFPDNLRKAIDIFAKYRDPNTVVGIVRNAYREGQSVKITKLSEIVPEEIDMLTTVIVGNSETFVYRDMMATRRGYSKKYSIDA; from the coding sequence ATGTATGGAAAAATATACATAATTGGCATTGGCCCGGGCAGCCCCGATCACATGACGCCCGCGGCAAGGAAGGCGTTAGCCAGCAGCGATGTTATAATCGGTTTTTCGCTGTACGTCTCCTTCGTGAGGGAAGAATTCCCGGAAAAGAAATACGAGATCAGTGGAATGCAGAACGAGCTTGCAAGAGCAAGGCGTGCAATCGATCTGGCGGATCAGGGTATGACCGTTGCGGTCATATCAAGTGGCGACGCAGGAATATACGGTATAGCGGCACCAACACTGGAGATGATGCAGAGAAGGGGATCCAATGTTGAAGTGGAAATAGTGCCGGGTATTTCAGCATTATCTTCTGCCGCCTCTCTCCTTGGATCTCCGTTGACAAACGACTTTGCGGTCATAAGCATGAGCGATCTGCTGACACCTCTCGAGGTTGTAATGAAACGTGCTGAGATCTTTGCGAAATCAGACATAGTCACCGTGATATACAACCCGCGAGGTTCCAGATTTCCAGACAACCTTAGGAAGGCAATAGACATATTCGCAAAGTACAGAGATCCGAACACGGTGGTCGGTATAGTTAGGAATGCCTACAGGGAAGGCCAGTCTGTTAAAATAACGAAGCTCTCTGAGATCGTCCCGGAGGAGATCGATATGCTGACTACCGTCATTGTGGGTAATTCTGAGACCTTCGTTTACAGAGATATGATGGCTACTAGGCGTGGATACAGCAAGAAATACAGCATCGACGCATGA